The following are encoded together in the Culex pipiens pallens isolate TS chromosome 1, TS_CPP_V2, whole genome shotgun sequence genome:
- the LOC120429605 gene encoding uncharacterized protein LOC120429605 produces MDVRSYRGPNIDSDHFLVACKIRARLSNVLTPRTARIARLNVQRLASSDVAAEYSRKLDERINEDAPTGNLDEQWGALQSIVNTTATEVIGTTRGRKPKGWFDAECQRVTDEKNEARKRMLVKGTRRNCERYSELRRAEKRTHRRKEREYDERVHAEAQAQYNANDKRRFYATVNGVRKKATPSPVMCNDREGNLLTDKTAVAARWKEHFQQLLNENCSAVDPPTLEDVEKAVKELKNAKSAGKDGLSAELFKHGSARMIEILHQIVQRIWCEEQLPTDWLDGLITPIYKKGQRLDCPNYRGITILNSAYKVLSRILWSKLRPLTETFVGEYQCGFRAGRSTTDQMFTLRQILDKFREYNLQTHHLFIDFKAAYDSVKTLENYARTRLIRATLDGAKLSVRIANETSEAFVTLDGLKQGDALSNLLFIIALEGAARRRA; encoded by the exons ATGGACGTCCGATCGTACAGAGGACCGAACATCGACTCTGATCACTTCCTGGTAGCGTGCAAGATCCGAGCTAGGCTGTCGAACGTGTTGACCCCGCGGACTGCGAGGATAGCGCGGTTAAATGTCCAGCGTCTCGCGAGCAGCGACGTTGCTGCAGAATACAGTCGGAAGCTCGACGAGCGGATCAACGAGGACGCGCCTACGGGTAACCTGGACGAGCAATGGGGAGCCCTCCAGAGCATCGTCAACACAACGGCTACCGAAGTGATCGGCACGACCAGAGGACGCAAACCCAAAGGGTGGTTCGATGCGGAGTGCCAGCGAGTGACGGACGAGAAGAACGAGGCCAGGAAACGTATGCTGGTTAAGGGTACGCGCCGAAACTGTGAGCGATACAGCGAGCTGCGAAGAGCTGAGAAACGAACCCACCGCCGAAAAGAACGGGAGTACGACGAGAGAGTACATGCCGAAGCTCAAGCACAGTACAACGCGAACGATAAGCGGAGGTTTTATGCAACTGTCAACGGTGTAAGAAAGAAAGCGACGCCTTCCCCTGTTATGTGCAACGACAGGGAAGGTAACCTGTTGACAGATAAGACGGCGGTAGCGGCCAGGTGGAAGGAGCACTTTCAACAGCTGTTGAACG agaactgctcagctgtgGACCCGCCTACGTTGGAGGACGTGGAAAAAGCCGTAAAGGAGCTCAAGAACGCGAAATCCGCGGGAAAGGATGGACTTTCGGCCGAACTTTTCAAGCACGGGAGCGCGCGGATGATCGAGATTCTGCACCAAATCGTCCAGCGAATTTGGTGTGAAGAACAGCTTCCGACCGACTGGTTAGACGGGCTCATCACCCCAATCTACAAGAAAGGTCAAAGACTCGATTGTCCCAACTATCGAGGCATCACAATCCTCAACTCAGCGTACAAAGTACTATCCCGAATCCTGTGGAGCAAGCTGAGACCGTTGACCGAGACCTTTGTCGGCGAATACCAGTGCGGTTTTCGAGCGGGTCGGTCAACGACGGACCAGATGTTCACTCTGCGACAAATCCTCGACAAGTTCCGGGAGTACAACCTGCAAACACACCATTTGTTCATCGACTTCAAAGCGGCGTACGATTCAGtcaaaactttggaaaattatgCTAGAACACGACTGATTCGTGCAACGCTCGATGGAGCAAAATTAAGCGTGCGAATAGCTAACGAGACATCTGAAGCTTTCGTTACGTTGGATGGATTGAAGCAGGGCGATGCTCTCTCGAACCTACTGTTCATCATAGCGTTGGAAGGTGCTGCTCGAAGGCGTGCATAG
- the LOC128092321 gene encoding uncharacterized protein LOC128092321, translating into MPSSALRALRDKRAYNRKQTSTSPTLDLILQRTTSSLTLIGALIDSMKQYCRTTPQTCTRSCCTAPLRPNDVPVLEESAGEIFNEQLDFAAVFQSILGEKRPRTSSVSQTSLCDRFSSSWTNQQHKPPSSTSSRRVLLGHAQCRSISGTACRRPHAMAEDPARAGLLARELHKLYVHVAAIQEVRWPGHGEREFTAVDPIANTSFKYHIYYSGGEKAMHGVGFVVIGDQKNRVIKWKVVNDRICVLRIKGKFFNYSLINIYAPTNDKPDDDKDAFYERLDKTYGECPRHDVKIVIGDANAQVGREAFFHPVIGKESLQPRTNDNGLRLVNFAAARAPSLRA; encoded by the exons ATGCCCTCGAGTGCGTTGCGAGCTCTGCGCGATAAGCGTGCAT ATAATCGCAAGCAAACCTCAACGAGTCCAACGCTTGACCTCATCTTGCAACGGACGACTTCTTCATTGACGCTGATTGGGGCACTCATCGATTCAATGAAGCAGTACTGCAGGACGACTCCTCAGACCTGTACACGGTCCTGCTGCACTGCTCCACTCCGCCCAAACGACGTTCCGGTTCTTGAAGAATCTGCGGGTGAAATTTTCAACGAACAGCTCGACTTCGCCGCTGTGTTCCAGTCGATTCTCGGAGAAAAACGTCCCCGCACCAGCAGCGTCTCGCAAACATCACT GTGCGATCGCTTCAGCAGCAGCTGGACAAACCAACAGCATAAGCCGCCCTCAAGCACCTCCAGTCGCCGTGTCCTCCTCGGTCACGCTCAGTGCCGATCCATCTCCGGCACCGCCTGCCGCCGGCCCCACGCCATGGCGGAag ATCCTGCACGTGCTGGCCTTCTTGCCCGGGAGCTGCACAAGCTGTACGTGCATGTGGCCGCCATCCAGGAAGTTCGATGGCCCGGTCATGGAGAGCGAGAATTCACGGCGGTGGACCCCATCGCCAACACCTCTTTCAAGTACCACATCTACTACAGTGGCGGCGAAAAGGCGATGCACGGAGTCGGTTTCGTAGTGATTGGGGATCAGAAGAACCGAGTCATCAAGTGGAAGGTGGTGAATGACCGGATCTGCGTGTTGAGAATAAAGGGCAAATTCTTCAACTACAGCCTGATCAACATCTACGCGCCGACGAACGACAAGCCCGATGACGATAaagacgctttctacgagcgtCTCGACAAGACCTATGGAGAGTGCCCAAGACACGACGTGAAGATAGTCATCGGAGACGCAAACGCGCAGGTCGGAAGGGAAGCCTTCTTCCATCCTGTCATCGGCAAGGAGAGCCTTCAACCTCGCACGAATGACAACGGCCTACGTTTGGTCAATTTCGCCGCAGCCAGAGCACCTTCTTTGCGCGCATGA
- the LOC128092322 gene encoding uncharacterized protein LOC128092322 produces MLLGYVDDIDIIGIDRRSVEEAFVPFKREAAKIGLTINTAKTKYLVAGRARGSAGDGVSEVEIDGERYEVVDEFVYLGTLVTCDNDIRAAELAAVLAAPQLLSASAAELAASAATHNASAQLVPAPTTHANSVVAQQAAAQAAKTACAHALKQATALAVQQISQNLANAAKVRAAAQAAERAANEVASTAQKRDTNTSNKPMYTTPTKCKI; encoded by the exons ATGCTGCTTGGATACGTTGACGACATCGACATCATTGGTATCGACCGTCGTTCAGTGGAGGAGGCGTTCGTACCTTTCAAGCGGGAAGCTGCGAAGATCGGACTGACCATCAACACTGCCAAGACCAAGTATCTGGTTGCTGGCAGAGCGCGTGGCAGTGCAGGTGATGGTGTTTCGGAGGTGGAAATAGATGGAGAAAGATATGAGGTGGTGGATGAGTTTGTATATCTTGGTACACTTGTGACGTGCGACAACGAT ATCAGAGCAGCTGAGTTAGCCGCCGTACTCGCCGCCCCGCAGCTGTTGTCTGCATCTGCCGCTGAGCTCGCCGCCTCTGCTGCCACACATAATGCCTCTGCCCAATTGGTGCCCGCTCCCACCACGCATGCAAACTCTGTTGTCGCCCAGCAGGCCGCAGCTCAAGCCGCAAAAACCGCCTGCGCACATGCTCTCAAGCAAGCCACCGCCCTTGCTGTGCAACAAATCTCCCAGAATCTCGCCAACGCAGCTAAGGTACGAGCCGCTGCTCAAGCTGCCGAGCGTGCTGCTAACGAAGTCGCCTCCACTGCTCAGAAGCGCGACACAAACACGAGCAACAAACCAATGTACACAACGCCAACCAAGTGCAAAATATAA